From the genome of Spirosomataceae bacterium TFI 002, one region includes:
- a CDS encoding 6-pyruvoyltetrahydropterin/6-carboxytetrahydropterin synthase, which translates to MKKKVAVFRKEHFNAAHRLHNPSWNEEKNNRIFGKCNNPNYHGHNYEMEVKVVGHIDDETGYVMDIKILSDIIKEHVLDKLDHKNLNLDVPEFEFLNPTAENIVIVIHEKIEKAINNPQLALTVRLYETPRNYVEYPG; encoded by the coding sequence GTGAAAAAGAAAGTAGCAGTTTTTAGAAAAGAGCATTTTAATGCCGCACATCGATTGCACAACCCTTCTTGGAATGAGGAGAAAAACAATCGTATTTTCGGTAAATGTAATAATCCCAATTACCATGGGCACAACTACGAAATGGAAGTGAAAGTGGTAGGGCATATTGATGACGAAACTGGTTATGTCATGGATATTAAGATACTTTCTGATATAATCAAAGAACATGTGCTAGATAAACTGGATCATAAAAATCTAAATTTAGACGTTCCTGAATTCGAATTTCTTAACCCAACTGCCGAAAATATCGTGATAGTCATTCACGAAAAAATTGAAAAAGCTATTAACAATCCTCAGCTAGCCCTCACAGTTAGACTGTACGAAACTCCAAGAAACTATGTTGAATACCCCGGATAA
- a CDS encoding GTP cyclohydrolase I — MLNTPDKDKKTIEKLYEELGENHVMTNIATPLREDAFQLDDETKIELIGKHFKEIMQILGLDLTDDSLKGTPHRVAKMYVNEIFSGLNPGNMPQLTLFENQYRYSEMLVERDIKFHSNCEHHFVPINGFAHIAYISSGKVIGLSKLHRIVNHYARRPQVQERMTIQVGNALKEALGTEDVAVILDADHMCVSMRGVGDQSSSTVTSFYSGAFKEAARKEEFLKNLSLRK; from the coding sequence ATGTTGAATACCCCGGATAAAGACAAAAAAACGATTGAGAAGCTTTACGAAGAGCTTGGGGAAAATCATGTAATGACCAATATTGCAACTCCTCTTAGAGAAGATGCTTTTCAGTTGGACGATGAAACCAAAATAGAGCTCATAGGGAAGCATTTCAAAGAAATAATGCAGATTCTTGGCCTTGATCTTACAGATGATAGCCTTAAAGGAACTCCACATAGGGTTGCCAAAATGTATGTAAACGAGATATTTTCGGGTCTTAATCCTGGAAACATGCCTCAACTTACTCTTTTTGAAAACCAGTACAGATATAGTGAAATGCTCGTGGAGCGTGACATTAAATTCCATAGCAATTGCGAGCACCATTTTGTACCTATCAATGGCTTTGCTCACATAGCTTATATATCTAGTGGTAAAGTTATTGGCTTATCTAAACTACACCGGATAGTGAATCACTATGCACGAAGACCGCAGGTGCAGGAGCGTATGACTATTCAAGTTGGTAACGCATTGAAAGAGGCACTTGGAACTGAAGATGTAGCTGTAATATTAGATGCTGATCACATGTGTGTTTCCATGCGAGGAGTTGGAGATCAATCTAGTTCAACGGTTACATCATTTTACTCTGGTGCGTTCAAAGAAGCCGCTCGAAAAGAAGAGTTTTTGAAAAACTTGAGTTTGAGAAAGTAG